The Acidicapsa ligni genome has a window encoding:
- a CDS encoding TonB-dependent receptor, translating into MFRLFPRRFYLLALAVLFCSVLLPAQETTGRVSGQVTDQAEKAIPGATVQVVNQETLTTREAKSDGEGNYAVHSLPAGRYQIIVQADGFSRRASEVLTLASGQAIVFNAKMTVGEVNANVEITEGETAQLDTSTASISTTLGSQEVTGYSLNGRNFSQLITIAPGVSNQTGQDEAKVGVAGSAKYSVNGGRVEYNTFEVDGSDVLNTSINASRGQGEPLMVYPSIDAIQDMKVLTANYSALYGKSASGSVLISTKSGTDKFHGNAYGFLRNEIFNARNYFDQPDAEPQGYQGKLKYRTPLYRRLDFGGTIGGPLIIPHIYDSATPKTFFFFSEEIRREKTPVDYNQAVPTMAERSGDFTDVCPTLIPGGPTTFNPTNFPDCPQAPSASGNAGVGIRIPVDYISSAILNSGLIPAPNSASGCNSTNPSPLFHCYVGSVSPPTHWREELFRIDHDVNAHNRLSFRYVHDAWDTVTLAPQWGVVHNSFPTVENQLNGPGLDMVLMLAQSLPHGFVNLISAGYAVEHISLFPQPGPGVSSLGRPLTLDNPAATGGSPIAGAPQCSLFTNSSTVSYPGSITECPMGYIFNNGFGGSNNSAGSGKLPGLVFQGTNGAYGGHGFAADTGYAPWNQSNPTFNIRDDASKTIGKHLLQFGFWGVYVQQNELSAVTGANSGDLQGELTFSNQQSKYTSGNAFADFLAGSGTESDSYGTNFLALGGIKSFTQDSGQVRYYSRYRSADLYLQDDWRVRPNLTVNIGLRASLLGAWYNPRNTAYNWEQGAFSQVVGSSIHIDQSLGNLVQNSTGAAVPLSRTGPYSLASLDPSITNGLVQCGVKGVPNTCMSNSVFHPSPRVGFSWDPRGDGKTAIRAGYGLFWEHGTGYEANVGSLIGSAPLVLSETQSNIQGKGISPATGTSPAYNMYNLIGLSCQNGMTQCGVNTPPPCSANANTPCGATFPLNVTSIPTKAVYSYTQQWSLSIEHQLGKAMVGQIAYVGTKGTHLTAVRDLNQLQPLSNSLNPFPQGQPLNRGNCSPDGSGVYPILGTNAPGGPVTVPTSPGIGPTDPGYVNMVVACTGNAANKTGLSPDVLRPYLGFSNIISVQNVADSEYNALQGTLRETTKTLTVGLAYTYSHSLDDSSDRSSANFANSLDIHSNHASSDIDQRHMLNVYYIYSLPFMRLLSGFTHLAVRGRDDDADLSPNTPESSDADTKSPVSFSPLLKTLLDQWQLSGITIYQTGTPFSVINGGGGDGTGSADNAGVGDGLGIGSYADVIGKVGSGKPFVAQSANNVGPLLLNPGAFAAPRGLTFGDSGRNDLNNPSRLNFNMSLFKHFKPFHERLDIEFRAESFNIFNHTQFRITDPANPGNTGNNVINCYGSQTQLYSAGATGCLAGSSFLHPVDAHDPRILQFSLKGNF; encoded by the coding sequence ATGTTTCGACTTTTTCCTCGGCGGTTTTATCTGCTGGCACTCGCGGTCCTATTCTGCAGCGTGCTCCTCCCGGCACAGGAGACGACGGGCCGTGTCTCCGGCCAGGTCACCGATCAGGCGGAAAAGGCGATCCCGGGCGCAACCGTTCAGGTGGTGAATCAGGAAACACTCACGACGCGGGAGGCTAAGTCGGACGGGGAGGGAAACTACGCCGTGCACTCGCTGCCCGCCGGGCGTTACCAGATCATTGTCCAGGCAGACGGATTCAGCCGCAGGGCGAGTGAGGTTCTGACCCTTGCTTCCGGGCAGGCCATCGTCTTCAACGCCAAGATGACGGTCGGTGAGGTGAATGCGAATGTCGAAATCACTGAAGGCGAAACTGCCCAGTTGGATACAAGCACCGCTTCCATTTCGACAACCCTGGGATCACAGGAAGTTACCGGATACAGTCTGAATGGGCGTAATTTTTCGCAGCTCATTACTATCGCTCCCGGCGTCAGCAATCAGACCGGGCAGGACGAGGCTAAAGTAGGCGTGGCAGGCAGCGCGAAGTATAGCGTGAATGGAGGCCGCGTCGAATACAACACCTTCGAAGTGGACGGCAGCGATGTTTTGAATACCAGCATCAACGCCAGTCGCGGGCAGGGTGAGCCGCTGATGGTCTATCCCAGCATCGACGCCATTCAGGACATGAAGGTGCTTACCGCGAATTACAGTGCTCTCTATGGTAAGAGCGCTTCAGGCAGCGTGCTTATCTCGACTAAGTCGGGCACGGATAAATTTCATGGCAATGCGTATGGCTTTCTTCGCAATGAGATATTCAATGCCAGGAATTACTTCGATCAGCCGGATGCTGAGCCGCAGGGCTATCAGGGTAAGTTGAAGTATCGTACGCCGCTATATCGTCGGCTCGACTTTGGTGGAACCATTGGCGGCCCGCTGATTATTCCTCATATCTACGACAGTGCTACTCCGAAGACCTTCTTCTTTTTCTCCGAAGAGATTCGGCGTGAGAAGACGCCGGTCGACTACAACCAAGCCGTGCCGACGATGGCGGAGCGGTCTGGAGATTTTACCGATGTCTGTCCAACCCTTATTCCGGGAGGCCCAACGACTTTCAATCCAACGAATTTTCCCGACTGCCCCCAGGCCCCCAGTGCAAGCGGGAATGCAGGCGTTGGTATCAGAATTCCGGTAGATTACATCAGTAGTGCGATTCTTAACTCGGGGCTGATCCCGGCGCCTAACTCGGCCAGTGGATGTAATAGCACCAATCCGTCGCCGCTTTTTCATTGCTATGTTGGAAGTGTTTCTCCGCCGACGCACTGGCGGGAAGAGTTATTTCGTATCGACCACGATGTCAACGCGCACAATCGCTTGTCGTTTCGCTATGTGCATGATGCGTGGGATACGGTTACGCTGGCTCCGCAATGGGGCGTGGTGCATAACAGCTTTCCTACAGTCGAGAATCAATTGAACGGGCCTGGTCTGGATATGGTGCTCATGCTGGCGCAGAGTTTGCCGCATGGATTCGTCAACCTGATTTCCGCAGGCTATGCCGTGGAGCATATTTCCTTGTTCCCACAGCCTGGGCCGGGAGTTTCCTCGCTCGGCCGGCCGCTAACGCTGGATAATCCCGCAGCTACCGGAGGTTCGCCGATAGCTGGAGCGCCGCAATGCTCGCTATTTACTAACTCAAGTACGGTGTCTTATCCAGGGTCTATTACCGAGTGCCCGATGGGGTATATCTTTAACAACGGTTTTGGTGGTAGCAATAACAGTGCTGGCAGCGGTAAGTTGCCGGGGTTGGTCTTTCAGGGAACCAACGGCGCCTACGGCGGCCACGGCTTTGCCGCCGATACGGGGTATGCGCCGTGGAACCAGTCCAATCCTACCTTCAACATTCGCGACGACGCCAGCAAGACCATCGGCAAGCATCTTTTGCAATTTGGTTTCTGGGGTGTCTATGTACAGCAGAACGAGTTGAGCGCAGTTACTGGCGCTAACTCCGGCGACTTACAAGGTGAGCTGACCTTCAGCAATCAGCAGTCTAAGTACACGTCGGGAAATGCCTTCGCGGACTTCCTTGCGGGTTCGGGAACCGAATCCGACAGTTATGGCACCAACTTTCTGGCGCTTGGCGGCATCAAGAGCTTCACACAGGACAGCGGCCAGGTCAGATACTACAGCCGATACCGCAGCGCCGATCTCTATCTTCAGGACGACTGGCGCGTACGGCCTAACCTGACTGTCAACATCGGTTTGCGCGCAAGTCTTCTCGGCGCCTGGTACAACCCGAGAAACACGGCCTACAACTGGGAGCAGGGAGCATTCAGCCAGGTGGTTGGCTCCTCCATTCATATCGACCAGTCTCTTGGCAACCTGGTGCAGAATTCTACTGGCGCCGCGGTTCCTCTATCCCGTACAGGACCGTACAGCCTTGCGTCTCTCGATCCCTCGATCACTAATGGACTTGTGCAGTGCGGCGTTAAGGGAGTGCCCAATACCTGCATGTCCAACTCGGTCTTTCATCCCTCGCCGCGCGTCGGTTTTTCGTGGGATCCGCGAGGCGACGGCAAGACCGCCATTCGCGCCGGATACGGTCTCTTCTGGGAGCATGGAACCGGTTATGAAGCCAATGTCGGCTCGCTGATCGGCAGCGCGCCGCTGGTGCTCAGCGAGACGCAATCGAATATACAAGGCAAGGGAATTTCCCCCGCGACAGGGACTTCTCCCGCATACAACATGTACAACCTGATCGGGCTTTCCTGTCAGAATGGCATGACACAGTGCGGCGTAAACACACCTCCTCCATGCAGTGCCAACGCTAATACGCCCTGCGGCGCTACCTTTCCTTTGAACGTTACCTCGATTCCCACCAAGGCGGTGTATTCCTACACGCAACAGTGGAGCCTGAGCATTGAGCATCAGCTCGGCAAGGCGATGGTGGGGCAGATTGCTTATGTCGGCACCAAGGGAACGCATCTGACTGCGGTGCGTGACCTCAACCAATTACAGCCGCTCAGCAACAGCCTGAATCCTTTTCCGCAGGGACAGCCCCTGAACAGGGGAAACTGCTCACCCGACGGGTCGGGTGTCTATCCCATCCTGGGAACCAACGCTCCCGGTGGTCCGGTGACCGTTCCCACATCGCCCGGTATCGGTCCCACCGATCCCGGTTATGTGAACATGGTCGTCGCCTGTACGGGCAATGCGGCCAACAAGACAGGTCTAAGCCCCGATGTACTGCGGCCGTATCTTGGCTTCAGCAATATCATCTCCGTGCAGAATGTAGCGGACTCGGAATACAACGCGCTACAGGGCACGCTGCGCGAGACGACCAAGACATTGACGGTCGGCCTCGCTTACACCTATAGTCACTCGCTCGACGACTCCTCCGACCGCTCCTCGGCCAACTTTGCCAATTCGCTCGATATTCACTCCAATCACGCCAGTTCGGATATCGACCAGCGGCACATGCTGAACGTGTATTACATCTACAGCCTTCCCTTCATGCGCCTGCTGAGCGGGTTCACACACCTGGCGGTAAGAGGTCGTGATGACGACGCGGACCTCTCGCCCAATACACCGGAATCATCAGACGCAGATACAAAATCCCCTGTAAGTTTCTCGCCGCTTTTGAAGACGCTTCTGGACCAGTGGCAGCTCAGCGGCATCACCATCTATCAAACTGGCACGCCCTTCAGCGTTATCAACGGTGGCGGTGGAGATGGCACCGGATCAGCCGACAACGCCGGCGTAGGGGACGGGTTGGGTATCGGCTCCTATGCCGACGTCATCGGCAAAGTAGGCAGCGGCAAGCCTTTCGTAGCACAGAGCGCCAACAACGTCGGCCCGCTGCTGCTGAATCCAGGGGCCTTCGCTGCGCCGCGCGGACTGACGTTCGGCGACTCGGGGCGCAACGATCTCAACAACCCATCGAGACTGAACTTCAATATGTCGCTCTTCAAACACTTCAAGCCCTTCCATGAACGCCTGGACATCGAATTTCGGGCCGAGAGCTTCAATATCTTCAATCACACCCAGTTCCGAATTACCGATCCTGCCAATCCCGGCAACACCGGCAACAATGTCATTAACTGCTACGGCTCGCAGACCCAGCTCTATTCCGCCGGCGCGACGGGTTGCCTTGCGGGCAGCTCGTTCCTGCACCCGGTTGATGCGCACGATCCGCGCATCTTGCAATTCAGCCTGAAGGGCAACTTCTAA
- a CDS encoding RNA polymerase sigma factor, translated as MRVAVAPHTRSKASSPHSRAVVWDRAAYAAAAARKPSLAPGHDAGRNAAACEEPVHEESIERTLYLLGENAHSPDKEKDIIRQAILVDLEGQISALYDEYQPRLYSYLRSLGLDEDRAHEAIQETFMRLTKALLQKDNIKNVQGWIVRVAHNLAMDAHTRLERSESGHADSAFVMRNQADPGLNPEETYLRNERIWRMEDALKSFSEMNRQCFYMRLEGFRFKDIAMALGVSEPRVIFVVKQVTMRLAAICG; from the coding sequence GTGCGTGTTGCAGTAGCTCCGCATACTCGAAGCAAGGCCTCCAGTCCGCATTCGCGTGCTGTGGTGTGGGATCGCGCCGCTTATGCGGCGGCCGCAGCGAGGAAACCATCCCTTGCGCCGGGGCACGATGCTGGGCGCAATGCTGCAGCTTGCGAAGAGCCTGTGCACGAAGAGTCGATTGAGCGAACGCTGTATCTCCTGGGTGAGAATGCCCATTCACCGGACAAGGAAAAGGACATTATCCGTCAAGCGATCCTAGTGGACCTGGAAGGTCAGATCTCCGCGCTCTATGACGAGTATCAACCTCGGCTTTACAGCTATCTGCGTAGCCTTGGTCTGGATGAGGACCGCGCCCATGAGGCTATCCAGGAAACCTTCATGCGGTTGACGAAGGCACTGCTCCAAAAGGACAACATCAAGAACGTGCAGGGATGGATCGTGCGCGTGGCGCACAACCTGGCGATGGATGCGCACACGCGGCTGGAGCGAAGCGAATCCGGTCATGCCGACAGCGCTTTTGTGATGCGCAACCAGGCCGATCCTGGACTGAATCCGGAAGAGACCTATCTGCGAAACGAGAGGATCTGGCGCATGGAGGATGCGCTGAAGAGTTTCAGTGAAATGAACCGCCAATGTTTTTACATGCGACTGGAAGGCTTCCGTTTCAAGGACATTGCGATGGCCCTCGGAGTGAGCGAGCCGCGCGTGATCTTCGTGGTGAAGCAGGTGACGATGCGATTGGCGGCGATCTGTGGGTAA
- a CDS encoding IPT/TIG domain-containing protein: MQVVTEIAGFRAKAAGTLLLGVLMLAGCGGSSSSNKVTTAPTFSPGGGTYTASQTVIVASPTPTAVLYCTTDGTTPTTSSAKCAQPTIVFQTEFLQAIAVAPGMSPSAVASAGYVINLNTAPAPTFSPTGGTFTGAQQVTISDSLAGANIYYTLDGTMPTTSSMLYSGAVTIAQSATLSAIATSAGYTNSGVASAAFTIQTVVPAPTITSIAPTTAIAGGAAFTLTVNGANYAAGATVQWNGAALKTAYVSATQLTAMVPANLIAAPGTANVTVVTPSGISPISAFTISAAIPTITGITPASGTTTGGTSVTITGTNFTGATAVNFGAAGASFIVNSGTSITATSPVGTGTVDVKVTTAGGTSATSAADQFSYIVPAPTVTAIAPAIGPTIGGSSVTITGTNFSGVSGVSFGGTAASGFTVNSATSITATSPRESAGAVDVTVTTANGTSVTSAADQFTYSGTAPALSALSPSAGPPGTAVTISGSNFGSSQGNSTVSFNGTAATTINSWGASSITAVVPVGATSGPILVTIGSEVSNGNLIFSVGTAISGTVMSGASPVVGNVQLYAAGTTGYGVSPTKIGGPVATDANGNFSAVYDCSTVSAPGDQLYLVATGTVNTSAVLMSALGSCGGLSTLSSVTVNEVTTVASAYALSAFASMDSAGGIDVGAPGTGPSCNAAGGWLTTGPSTCNYMGLMTAFGTANNMVNPITGQARAFTPAYSQSLTSDTNVVNNSTVPTARINALADMLASCVENNSGCGGLLGAAATTGASGVTPKDTLQAAMNIAMNPGNNVTTLLGLAASLATPPYATNIGASETVPPTDLTLALTFTGAGLGVGPVGNAAYSDPLWVANSGMAIDAQGNIWVAAFPTDGFSKPTDILAEFNSLGAPSPLTPATIFNTTTPSSSTWGGFNPQPTNPQGLGPIAIDQTGSLWMTGEQDGVLKVNPSLDPTQLLPTLQAGTSASSIAIDTNGFAWLVDANGLQQISTDDTAVLNGNNGFSIFAYASSLGWINFDLNGGLWATGFDSNGAAEVFQLSTSDGSLLYAPFANSAAYKNTTLVADASGDVYGCDPTGTMLYEFNNGATVGSSPYMLPKGISCGTQLVLDGQGHIFAANVTAQTFPTSTQTLYEFTTMGVALSPVAGYTGTSSAETVTLNPDDDFESQVIGVSAAMDGAGNLWVLNVDSNGYDSSFNPAQPGNALVEFVGIGAPVVTPVSVALTNGTLGTRP; this comes from the coding sequence GTGCAGGTTGTGACTGAAATTGCGGGATTTAGGGCGAAGGCTGCGGGTACGCTTTTGCTGGGCGTTCTGATGTTGGCCGGTTGCGGTGGTTCATCCTCGTCGAACAAAGTAACTACGGCACCTACGTTTAGTCCGGGTGGAGGAACTTACACCGCATCGCAGACGGTGATCGTTGCTTCGCCGACACCTACGGCAGTCCTTTATTGCACCACGGATGGGACCACGCCTACGACTTCTTCCGCTAAGTGCGCCCAGCCGACGATTGTGTTTCAGACGGAATTTCTCCAGGCCATTGCCGTAGCGCCGGGCATGAGCCCGAGCGCTGTGGCTTCAGCCGGTTATGTGATCAATCTGAATACGGCCCCTGCGCCTACATTCAGCCCGACGGGTGGTACGTTTACGGGCGCGCAGCAGGTGACGATCAGCGATTCGCTGGCTGGGGCGAATATCTATTACACGCTTGACGGGACGATGCCGACGACGAGTTCAATGCTTTATTCGGGTGCGGTGACGATTGCGCAGAGTGCAACGTTGAGTGCCATTGCCACCTCCGCCGGATATACCAACAGTGGTGTGGCGAGCGCGGCGTTTACGATTCAGACCGTGGTTCCGGCGCCGACGATTACGAGCATTGCGCCAACGACAGCGATTGCGGGTGGGGCGGCCTTTACGCTGACGGTGAATGGGGCGAATTATGCGGCTGGCGCGACGGTGCAGTGGAATGGTGCTGCGTTGAAGACGGCATATGTGAGCGCGACGCAGTTGACGGCGATGGTTCCGGCGAATCTGATCGCTGCGCCTGGGACTGCAAATGTGACGGTGGTAACGCCCAGTGGCATCTCGCCGATCTCGGCTTTCACGATCTCGGCGGCTATTCCTACGATTACGGGTATCACTCCAGCGAGCGGCACAACGACGGGCGGAACCTCGGTGACGATTACGGGGACCAACTTTACGGGTGCGACGGCGGTCAATTTTGGCGCGGCGGGCGCGAGCTTCATCGTGAACTCGGGGACCAGTATCACGGCTACTTCGCCAGTGGGTACTGGCACGGTGGATGTGAAGGTGACTACGGCTGGTGGGACGAGCGCGACCAGCGCGGCGGATCAGTTCAGCTACATCGTTCCTGCGCCTACGGTTACGGCGATTGCTCCGGCGATTGGGCCTACGATCGGCGGCTCTTCGGTGACGATTACGGGGACCAACTTTAGCGGCGTGAGCGGGGTTAGTTTTGGCGGCACGGCTGCGAGTGGCTTTACGGTGAATTCGGCGACGAGTATTACTGCTACTTCTCCGCGGGAGAGCGCGGGTGCGGTGGATGTGACGGTGACTACGGCGAATGGGACGAGCGTAACGAGCGCTGCCGACCAATTCACTTACTCCGGTACTGCTCCTGCTTTGAGTGCTCTGAGTCCTTCGGCTGGTCCTCCGGGGACGGCGGTGACGATCAGCGGCAGCAACTTCGGTTCTTCGCAGGGCAATAGCACGGTGAGCTTTAACGGCACTGCGGCGACGACTATCAATAGCTGGGGCGCTAGCTCTATCACGGCGGTGGTTCCAGTGGGTGCTACTTCGGGGCCGATTCTGGTTACGATCGGCAGCGAGGTGAGCAACGGCAACCTGATCTTCTCGGTGGGTACGGCGATCAGCGGGACCGTGATGAGCGGGGCTAGTCCGGTGGTCGGCAATGTGCAGTTGTATGCGGCGGGAACGACTGGTTATGGGGTATCGCCAACCAAGATCGGTGGCCCGGTTGCGACCGACGCCAATGGAAACTTCTCTGCTGTCTATGATTGCTCTACGGTATCAGCGCCGGGAGACCAGCTGTACCTTGTTGCCACCGGCACTGTAAATACGAGTGCTGTGCTCATGTCGGCGCTGGGCTCTTGCGGCGGACTTAGCACTCTCAGCTCGGTTACGGTGAACGAGGTCACCACGGTTGCTTCGGCTTATGCGCTGTCGGCTTTCGCCAGTATGGATTCAGCGGGAGGCATCGATGTGGGCGCGCCTGGAACTGGGCCCTCGTGCAATGCGGCTGGCGGCTGGCTGACCACTGGGCCCTCCACCTGCAACTACATGGGTCTGATGACGGCGTTCGGCACGGCTAACAACATGGTCAATCCGATCACTGGGCAAGCGCGCGCTTTCACGCCGGCTTATTCGCAGAGCCTGACGAGCGACACGAATGTTGTGAACAACAGCACGGTGCCGACTGCGCGCATCAATGCGCTGGCGGACATGCTGGCAAGCTGCGTGGAGAATAACTCTGGCTGCGGAGGCTTACTGGGAGCGGCGGCTACTACGGGCGCGAGTGGGGTGACGCCGAAGGATACGCTGCAGGCGGCGATGAATATCGCGATGAATCCCGGCAACAACGTTACAACGTTGCTGGGCCTGGCTGCTTCGCTGGCGACTCCGCCGTATGCAACTAATATCGGTGCGAGCGAGACCGTGCCGCCTACCGACCTGACACTGGCTTTAACCTTTACCGGGGCGGGCCTGGGGGTAGGACCGGTAGGAAACGCTGCCTACAGCGATCCTTTGTGGGTTGCCAATTCAGGCATGGCCATCGACGCACAGGGCAACATCTGGGTCGCGGCCTTTCCTACGGATGGGTTCAGCAAACCAACCGATATCCTTGCGGAGTTCAACAGCCTGGGTGCGCCCTCGCCTCTGACACCCGCGACCATCTTCAACACGACCACTCCATCCTCGTCTACCTGGGGCGGGTTTAACCCGCAGCCGACCAACCCGCAAGGGCTGGGGCCGATCGCGATCGACCAGACGGGAAGCTTGTGGATGACCGGTGAGCAGGACGGCGTGTTGAAGGTAAACCCCAGCCTCGACCCAACCCAATTGCTCCCCACGCTACAGGCAGGGACAAGTGCCAGCAGCATCGCCATCGATACCAACGGCTTTGCATGGTTAGTAGACGCAAATGGCCTGCAGCAGATCAGTACCGACGATACGGCGGTATTGAATGGAAACAACGGATTTTCTATCTTCGCGTATGCATCTTCACTGGGCTGGATCAACTTCGATTTGAATGGGGGCCTGTGGGCTACCGGCTTCGATTCCAATGGCGCCGCCGAAGTCTTTCAGCTCAGCACCTCGGACGGAAGCCTTCTTTATGCTCCATTCGCCAACTCTGCCGCATACAAAAACACAACCCTGGTTGCGGATGCCTCTGGGGATGTGTACGGCTGTGATCCGACAGGCACCATGCTGTATGAGTTCAACAACGGCGCCACGGTTGGTTCGTCTCCTTACATGCTTCCAAAGGGAATAAGCTGCGGCACGCAGTTGGTGCTGGATGGGCAGGGCCACATCTTCGCGGCGAACGTTACTGCCCAGACTTTCCCTACTTCCACCCAGACGCTGTATGAGTTCACCACCATGGGCGTGGCACTCTCCCCGGTGGCTGGCTACACCGGAACCAGCAGCGCGGAGACGGTGACGCTCAATCCGGATGACGATTTCGAATCCCAGGTGATTGGGGTGAGCGCGGCCATGGATGGGGCAGGCAATCTGTGGGTGCTGAATGTCGATAGCAACGGCTACGACTCCAGTTTCAACCCTGCGCAGCCGGGCAACGCGCTGGTGGAGTTTGTCGGGATCGGCGCGCCGGTGGTGACTCCGGTGTCGGTGGCGCTGACAAACGGCACGCTGGGAACGCGGCCGTAG